From Candidatus Neomarinimicrobiota bacterium, the proteins below share one genomic window:
- a CDS encoding Smr/MutS family protein — MKIVDIGHNNYSLDNAMVELETAVSLAMHGGTIRVIKVIHGVGSGAIRGAVRVWCSEQSGRFKAVIYGEDYGIFHPESMDMRTECGIRSHVDYGTKNRGMTFIWLY; from the coding sequence ATGAAAATAGTAGACATCGGACATAATAATTATTCTCTGGACAATGCAATGGTTGAGCTTGAAACTGCTGTGAGCCTGGCAATGCATGGGGGTACTATTCGAGTTATCAAGGTGATTCACGGCGTTGGTAGTGGCGCCATTCGAGGGGCTGTTCGCGTTTGGTGCTCTGAACAATCAGGTCGGTTTAAAGCTGTAATTTATGGAGAAGATTATGGGATTTTTCATCCCGAAAGTATGGATATGCGCACCGAATGCGGAATAAGAAGCCATGTTGATTATGGAACAAAAAACAGGGGAATGACTTTCATTTGGTTATATTAA
- a CDS encoding PrsW family intramembrane metalloprotease, with amino-acid sequence MDIKTVVIAIIIGSLSAVVSYFVNDPLVAYLSDKFVIDIDTVWTFYSRYGAPFVEEFFKGFILVYLIRTNKIGFNIDAAIYGFGLGAGFAIIENLYYVYVLATDTNLTVFIIRGFGTAVMHGGTMTLFAMIAKTMTDRKVWGEWGGFIPGFLTAVVFHSFYNHFFFNPLILTLLNVITIPVILMIIFKRSEKFLQNWLGVGFDSDQELLDMVNQGKMSDTKVGEYLQSIKDRFPGEAVFDMICLLRIHLELSMRAKGVLMMREAGVDVEPDEDLKDKFNELHFLEDNIGKTGMMALGPFLHQSSQDLWQLHMLGKEV; translated from the coding sequence ATGGACATAAAAACCGTGGTTATAGCAATTATCATTGGGTCCCTATCCGCAGTAGTATCATATTTTGTAAATGATCCCTTAGTAGCGTACCTATCGGATAAATTTGTCATAGACATAGATACAGTCTGGACATTTTATTCTCGGTATGGCGCACCGTTTGTTGAGGAGTTTTTTAAAGGTTTCATTTTGGTTTATTTAATTCGTACAAATAAGATTGGATTCAACATTGATGCAGCCATTTATGGATTTGGGCTGGGTGCCGGCTTTGCGATTATTGAAAATTTGTACTATGTTTATGTACTTGCCACTGACACAAATCTAACCGTTTTTATTATTCGTGGTTTCGGAACAGCAGTGATGCACGGCGGGACGATGACTTTATTTGCAATGATTGCAAAGACAATGACAGATCGAAAGGTTTGGGGAGAGTGGGGAGGGTTTATTCCCGGGTTTCTTACGGCGGTTGTTTTTCATTCTTTTTACAACCATTTCTTTTTCAACCCGCTAATTTTAACACTTTTGAATGTGATCACCATTCCGGTTATTTTGATGATTATTTTTAAACGCTCCGAAAAATTTCTACAGAACTGGCTTGGCGTTGGTTTTGATTCCGATCAGGAATTATTGGATATGGTTAACCAAGGTAAAATGTCTGACACTAAAGTAGGAGAATATTTACAGTCTATTAAAGATCGCTTCCCTGGCGAAGCAGTATTTGATATGATTTGTCTTCTGAGGATACACCTTGAATTATCCATGCGCGCTAAAGGTGTGCTGATGATGAGAGAAGCCGGCGTTGATGTAGAGCCCGATGAGGATTTAAAAGACAAATTCAATGAACTTCATTTTTTGGAAGATAATATTGGAAAAACCGGTATGATGGCGCTTGGACCGTTTCTTCATCAAAGCAGTCAAGATCTTTGGCAATTGCACATGCTCGGGAAAGAAGTTTAA
- the apaG gene encoding Co2+/Mg2+ efflux protein ApaG — protein sequence MATTITNGIRIEVKSSFLPERSNPPKPLFVFAYHITITNDGNHPVKLKDRYWHITDANGNIEEIRGPGVVGNQPRLQNNDIFEYTSYCPLPTAFGVMKGAFRMIRDSGESFLAKIDPFKLSVPFSVN from the coding sequence ATGGCGACAACCATTACAAATGGCATTCGGATTGAAGTGAAGTCCAGCTTTCTTCCCGAACGATCCAACCCTCCAAAACCACTGTTTGTTTTTGCATATCATATCACCATTACAAATGATGGCAATCATCCTGTGAAACTGAAAGATCGATATTGGCACATTACCGATGCAAATGGGAATATCGAGGAAATTAGAGGACCGGGCGTTGTTGGGAATCAACCAAGGTTACAAAATAATGACATATTTGAATATACGAGTTATTGTCCGCTTCCAACGGCCTTTGGAGTGATGAAAGGTGCTTTTAGAATGATAAGAGATTCTGGCGAAAGTTTTTTAGCAAAAATTGACCCTTTTAAACTATCTGTACCGTTTTCGGTTAATTAG